TATGCTGGTTGGAAGATCACATCTCTGCTTGGTTTAGTTTGAAGTCTTCAGGTGTTACAAAGATTAAACTAATGAGAGGGGTCTGGAGAAGTGGCCCTAAATACACTTAAAGTGatcttattaaaaacaaaaggtgGTTGATAGATGAAAGAAAGCATGTTTCCAATTAAGGTGACTAATGTGAGCTACTTCAGTTTTTCTCTTGCCATCAATATTTcaatcctttctccctccctcccttccctatTTCAGAGTGCCCCTCCCCCATTTTCAAAGTAATGATCCAAGAATGCTCTCAAATCTTTTAACTTTTACCTTCCTTCTCCAAGACCTTGCTAcccttgtttgtttcctttttttttttttttaactttatgagaCCACTCATAGAATTTttactttctgatttttctctcccCTGGTTCATTTCAGTCTTATTTGAACTAACAGCCTTATAAGATAGAAGAACAGGTTATATACCTAGTTAGTGATGGACCTGGAAATCGAGCACAGGTGCACTGCTCAACAAGTCCAGCACTCTTCACTATATTGTACTGCCTGTAGTAATAAGGCTGGATGTATCTATCCCTCAGGCTCAACCTCCTACTTGTCAttgactcttttctttcctttgccaccTCTATCTAATCAGTTTCCAAATCAAGTACAGTCTGTTTCCTCAGTGCTTTTAAAATTCCCTCCCTTTTTATAGCACCTGAATCTCAGTCTAGTTCAGGTCCACATTGGCCTCCTGTCCAAACTTTTGTTATTTGATCTTTTCTGTACATTGTGGTTAGACTTATTTTCATGAAAGATAGTTCTAATAATGATATTTTTCCTATACAAAAGCATTCACAGGCTTAATTCCTACAGAAGAAAACACATAGAGTGTCATAGGTAGTAATGAAAGGCCCTTCTGATCTTTACTTTTATCTTACTATTCCTCTTTATATATGTACTCCAGAAAACTGAACTACTGACATTtcctgtgtgtgtcttcttttctCCACCTAGAATGCATCAGTGATGgtcagtttattcttttttttcattaaagattttatttttaaaactttttccttcttctccccaaagccccctagtatatagttgtgtattttagttgtggatccttctagttgtggcatgtgggacgctgcctcagcatggcttgatgacctgtgccatgtccgcgcccaggatccgaaccagcgaaactctgggccgccaaagcagagcgcatgaacttaaccactcggccacggagcggGCCACAGTCTCTCTGTTCTTAAAAACTTAGTTCAATTGTCATCTCCTCAAGAAAACATGATGATAAACTCACTTTTCCTCCAATCCCTAGTCATGTGGCACTCCCATAGAGCTTTGTCTACACTTCCTCACTTTCTGACTTGTATTAGTGATTTATGTGTCTTACCTCCCTTAGTAGAATGCAAGTGCAGCACTTCTTCTGAAACTCAGTTACAGCAGCTGGATTTAGCCTCTTGGCTagcatgttttcttctttattccattGCCTTGATATACTCCTGtccttattttattaatcttataGTGAAATGTTAGTTTCATGttggaatccaccctctgaattaACATTATTAGTCAGATTTAGCACAACATAAGTTTAAGGCCATGCCATTGTTAGGCAGATCACAGGCAGACCCTTTACCAGTTTAATTGTTCCCTAAAGTTTTCCTCCGTTGAGACTCAAATTTCTTGATTATAACTATTAGGCATATAGGGATAGCTTTGATTctatatgggaaatttctgtactAGCAGACTCTGATGTGAAGAGTAAAGAAAATCTCTTCTTTATCTGCTGCAGCTTTCTCCCAACTCTAGACTTGTTGTAATAAAACTACTGCTTCAGTGGAAAAATATGTTCGGCAGCATCTGTGAAAGCAAAAAGATaattatatctacaaaataaaatcgtacaaatataaaattaacttgttaaattttatgttctaaGTCACGTTTATGGTGCCTAAAAAACATAAACTTGGTAACCAAACATTTATGTACCATTATATCTTTAGAAATTCTACtttcaaactatttaaaaatcaatatttattacGTGCAATACCTAAGAAATACTTAATTCTCACAAGGGAAAGTGTATCCTGTCATGAAGACAAAAAGTTATTTGGGTAATTTATAAGAAAAGAGTTTACTAAAGTTTGCTAAAAATTCAGTCATGGAATTTTCAAGTGCATATACACAGTAACACTTCATGAAAAATGAAACTTGTACTATCTGTAACACTATAgcaaatgaatttatttaaattcctATTATATGTTATGTTCATGCAATAACTTTTAGGCAGTTTGAAGAGAAcacatgaagaagaagaagattttgGAAACATGCAAGCAGCGACTGCACAGAATGGCTGACTCAAGACCAACATTATAGAGGATGTGAATTTCTATTtgggaaggagaaaatactaGAGACGATGATGATGTAAAAACGGTAAAAACACAAGTAGCTTCTTTTCAATTATATGTTGCTTCCAGACATGTTTCTCTGAAACTTGTGGAGCAACATTTTAAGATGTTGGATTTCTGCAATAGATGGCAAATGATGGTTttacccttttttccttttcctttttgtttttacatcttacatttttattataaaccaaGAATTTCGGACTTGCAAAGAGGTATTATTGCAATAATGCACTTTTCatacttgaaatttatttgtaTGATATAAAGTTATTACTTTAAGCAAAATGCAAGTTAGGGGGGATTTGTTTATAAAATCTGGGTAATTTATAACAAGAATTTCCTAAAGTTTGCTAAAAATTAATTGTtctaatatatattacattttaaaaataattttacagttcagttttatgatggAGCCTCTTACAGAAACATTAACAAATGCAGGAATCTACCACATTTCTTTTGTAATATAATTCAATAGCATAATTACCTTTTTCTTAAACTTGTTGATCCCTTATTAATAATCTTTAAATCACATTAGCCAACTATCCTTACTTTAACATGATCCAAGTATTGCTTCCTTTCTTGTTACCTTCCTAATTTATTCTAtcgagaaaaaaatgtttaatgaacaaCAGAAGATGTTTCGTTTTGTCACAGCAGATGTTCAAAAACAAGGAGTTTTAGATTTTCATGTgactttcttttgcatttcttaaaAGCCAAatgttgtttgttctttttagaGTTGCTTAGcccatatttttctttgtccAAAATGGTTCTAAATAGAATATAATAAACCAATGTagcactattttttttcctaaatgaagCCCAGATAAGAAAGTGCcttgcatcattaaaaaaaaataaaataaaaaataaattctcataCTAAATTAATATGTAGACCAGTGAAAAGTTAAcatttttctgtgatttctttttttttaagtcataaatTAGTTTAAACTGAAAGTCTGAGGCTTGAAGAAACCTCGGTAAATTATTTGGAATATGgaacatttattccttcattttatgTTGTCTTAATGATTCTGTGAGATTGTTCTGGCTCAGAAGCTTTTCTTTGAAGATGCATTTATTGGGGAATGTGATTTGTGGGAGACATTAGTGTACTTTAAATTAGTGCTTTAATCAGTTCTTTACATTGAGTTAATCCAAATTTCCCCCATAATTTGCATTAGCGGAGTCACTTTATGGATCCTTAGTTctccataatttttatttacacatataacaattgttttaagaaaaagttttgcTGTTTTAAGTAAGTATGATGTGAAGGAGGAGgagtgtttttaactttttatagtTGATTTAGGTTAGCACAAACAAAACTCCTTTGTATCTCACTTTTCTCAGTCCTCTCTTGAGGTGCTTTACTGATGGGAATGATTTCCATACGTTCCCTTGGTACCAAGAGGTACTATGCAAGGTAACCTATTACACCAAGTTACTTGCTTTGTTTTCCTCCCTAAAATGTAATAATACAGTAGAAGCGTTTTTATCCAGCATAGTGGTTGAGTGGAGATGAGTTAAAATTGCTTTAATTGAGCTAATTCCTGTTGATCTAGGTGGTATTCCTCTTCtgatttcccttctcttcccgtTTTACCGCCCTGAAAACAGCATATTGTTAATCCCATTGTGGTCTCGTATTCTGTTGTCTTATTAGGTCATTTGGTGTGGTGGTCTAGTAGAGTCAAGATTTGCATTGAGTGTTCAGAAATTCCAGTTGGTAAAGTGCCAGATAACACAGCTTTCCTGTATATAAGTCACTATTGGATAGGTCAGCAAGGATCTCTTGCAATCTGATAATCTAAATCTATGATCCTTCATTCAGCTGAAACTCTTGCTTAAAAGCATCTTCGTCGTAGTAcatttaggttttaaaaatgagggtaagattttttaaattagtttcttAAATACATATATCCTCTCTAGTAGTCTGGCCAAAAATACAGATTTggttattaattaatttatagcTGGTAATTTTCCACTTTTTCTAACCACTGTAACTTTTATGTTGTCACTAAAGTGCCTGCCCAGCACTGTATAATACTCTCACAAACACTAGAAAGAGGGACTGTCATCTTGGTACAATGTTAATGTAGGCAAAACATGaggtttattctttctttcaaataagaACATTGCAAGTTTGCTTTATCTTGGATCCATTCTACCTAATGTTCAACTGGTTCTTCTGGTAGCTCTTcctattctttcttccatttggtTCCATTTCTGTTATTTCTGCTGATGTTTTGATAACTACAATACATTTAACCAATCATGACTTATTttctagaatatttgaataatgtATGAGTGACATAGCACTCATTAAATACGCAACCTGGGCACAGAATTTAAAGTGAAATGGCATCAAAACAGGAAAACTGCTTTACTGTCCACTTTGAAAGAAACTTAAATACTGAAAATACTCAGACTGGAATGGCAGTATTCTTACTTTCTCATTTCATTTACTTGGTTCATGTTAATTTCTTCTCTCATATTTAGATAGCAGTTTATTTATCTCTCAAGGTGGAAATGTTAAACCATGGCAGCTTTTGCCACCAGCTCTCAACCACTTAACTTTTAGAGCAGAATATTTGTTTAGGGGGGATTTTGTGCTTTAATCTGAGTTTAGAAGTAATGTCAGAAAATGTTAAGCATgtcctttttaagaaaatataaggtTTCTAATTGTCTTCTTATTATGGTAATTCAAGTGAATTAGAAGTATTTAACTGCAATCTTGAATTATAAAgttgggatatatatatatattaggatCTCAACTTGATGTAAAGTAAATGAGCAGTTACCTGgcgggtttttttcttttttaaataactggTTTAATCCATAATTCCATAACAAACTTGGCTTCACTTCACTACTTACTTTACGTTTGTCCATTCAACAATGCTCCGataaggaaatgagaaggaaatagCTGAGAATTgctaaaagattttatttttttaattgattagaAAAATAAGTTTCTAGGGTTTCTGAATGCTGGATTTTTTTGTCTTACCCATCCATGGCAGCTAAAAAAAAATATCACTCAAAATATTCAGGTTTACATGTTACTCTCTCATAGGGAGTTGCCATACCTCACAGTTAAAAGTGTATTTTATAGATCAGTAACATTATACTGACATGTAATTGCAGTTTACTATGCAGCAAAaatgattcaagaagaaaaataacctaCAGTGTCTACTTACCTTTGTATAGGCAGTTGCTTTAGTTACTCTGCTGTTAACATTTGTACTTGGATAAAATGCTTATGTATGTATAGCAATGTCACAGAGCAAATGCTGCTAGCCCAGGcacaaagtattaaaattattttgtgaagATTGGTGGTTGTATTAAAACTGTTGTGCCATTATACCTCGAAAAGATTGAAGAGTTCATTTATATTGCTTATGCCTCAGGACTTCTTTACTTAGATTGTTGTCTTCTAGGTAAAAGTAACTCAGTTTTTACTCCCACAGATTAAGAAGGATGAATGAACATTGGATATTGAGAAGCACTTAAGAATATCTTCCCAAAGATTGtagtcatacacaaaaattatggTCAGTGGTCCATACAAGGCCCAAGTTTCAGCTCAAGTATATCTTTAAGGATTAGTTGAGTGAGTTTGGAGTTGGAAGTGAGGGAATTCATGTCTGAAGGAAAGGTAGGTCATCCATGGAACAGCTTGCAGCCCATTAAGAAAAACACTTCATGCTTTTACAGTACCCTCTTGCCCGTTAGCCTGTCTACATACTATTCTTCATCAAAGCTAAGATGCCATCACTACATCATTCTTTTAGATACCACTAAAAGGCAAAATATTGCTGAACGAATTCTGACAAGTCATTGATCATAAATGCAtgcagatttaaaaaatgttagtgtAAAAAAATGCATCTTAGAGTCAATgaaatacaaatatacaaaatatatgagCAAAATAAAAGTCACAACTGCCACTTCATTGTACCTTTCAAAAGCAAACAATGCTCAAAAATGTGAATATAGGTCatatattatgaaatgtcttATGCACCTTTTTTTCGTACTCAAGTTTACTCAGAATACATGGTGTTGAAAATCATAAACATATCCATTTTCCTGGATGACCCAATTTTTACATATTATACCTTACCTATTACTGTATTTCCTATAGGAGGGGTTTAAGATAAGACTTTAAGAACACTATTTAAAGAGATTTATTGCAATACCAATCTTGTAGATAGTTTTACTTTAAGTTGTTCAGTGGTAAGAGATGtaataaagcatttatttattttgccttttattaGGCTTATTTTTTAACATGGGTTTTTAATTACCAGAATGTACCTAAATAAAGCTGCTGTTGTGTCAAGGTTGTAGGACTcctgaaaaggcaaaactagctAGCTCCATTGCTTTCACTAGAGACAGCTCAGTTCATCTGCATGGATCATCAGCAGATAAGTAGTGCACCCTCTAGTGGTGAAgggttttattgttttagaaagTCAACTAGCTTACTGCATGGAGGGAAATCCAAAATCCACTTGAGGCAGGTGTGAGTCAAAGGGTTGAGAAACAGGTGGTTTTACTTTCTAAGTTCATTTTACAAAGAGTAAATGTTATGAACTGTGATTTGACCTAATAAGAGAGTTCAATAGAAGACTCAAGAAAAGTACAGATACCGTTAGGATTCTAACAAAGACTATTCACGTAACATGGAATGCAAAGATTAGAACCATTAATAAAGTATCTAATTCTtacttcaacttaaaaaaataattaaaataaaatcaaaacaggATAGTGACCAGAATAAGAGTATTATTATAATCACATTAAATAGAAAAGCTTCCATCAACATTTTAAGAATGTAACAAATACAGtatgatacatttttaaataatacactcAACTTTGTAATCTATTTCTCATAAAAATCTTACTAAGAAGAGAAACTTCAGATACTCATGAAAAGATGAGAAATCAGGTTAGAAATACATAATATGCCCACATTTGCTAATTCACTAAAAAAGGTACCTTATATTTGCTCTTAggtattttaaacaaatgaataattttatctCACATATAAGACAGGTGGTACTTTACATTAGAATTATATAAACTTTAGATgtacatttaaattgtttttctttgaatctTGTCACATTTTATaagttaattttcatttctacttcttttaaaAGGTTGACCAGGTTGTCTGCCTGTACAGTATTAGGATTAACAAATGTTAGACTGCAATACATTTAgttaaaataaatctaatttatgggctggcctggtggcatagtggttaagttcgtgcactctgctttggtggcgtggggttcgcaggtttggatcctgggtacggacctaccacagctcgtcaagccatgctgtggcagcatcccacataaaatagaggaagattcgcacagacactggctcagcaacaatcttcctcaagcagaaagaggaagactagcaacagatgttagctcagtgccaatcttcctcacaacaaaacaaaacaaaaactaacatcCAATTTCACATAGTATCTGGAAAATGATACAGCCTTAAGTGGTATTTAGCTATGtttctttgaaacaaaaatactaattttatgaATGTGATAAGGAAACAGCCTTATTCATTGTATGTTTTTTTAATGAGCAGTACAGCTGGCAGACATTATAACTCCTTACTACATATACTCTTGACCACCAAGAAATGAAGCCAAActttagaaaaatacaatgcAAGAAAAGAttcaagttaaaaatatattcctttgGTTAAAAATCATCCCTTTTATAATATCCATTTGTAATCTAAACTCACAGCAGCCCCCACCAGCCCACAGTAATCTTCTAAATGTCATTATACTTGTTGTATTCCAATGTTTTTTCAATCCAGTATTTATGGAGGTCACTGGGTTGtagcaacaaaatattttaactctagAAGAGTACAGCCTTGCTGCATTAGCTCCTTTGACAATGTCTTTAAGATTTTTACTTTAGAAACCTCCGACACATGTAGTTTTCTTCAGATACTGTATATCCAAACTTTTTATAGAAACCAACGTTTTGTGGTAGACATTCAAGGGTAATCTTATAACAGTTCAGTTTCTTGCTTAGCAAAGTAAGGGTTGATAGtaacctgaaatttaaaaaaaaaaaaggaggggggaggCATAGTGTTAATAAAAGTGGATTTTAGTaattaatataaatgaatattatataaaataaaatttgaagtttaCATTAGAGAAAGGTTTAGATCATGCTCTTTCccattatattcatttattcaaattgtTATGTGGATACGCATTTAAATCACCCAAAGCATTTTATTTAGTTTCAAATCTACTTTATCTAGTAATCTCCAGCCCGTTAATAAACAGGAATAATACTAAACTCACCCTAAAccatctttaaaaagttttaagatTAATGTTAACACTAAAGACTatcaaccttttaaaaaatatggccgaaattattctttaaagaaGTCTTTTTAGGTctttaagttcacacgttccactttggtggcctgggcttcaccagttcagatcctgggtgtggacctatgcaccacttggcaagccaaggtatggcaggcatcccacatataaagtagaggaagatgggcatggatgttagctcagggccagtcttcctcagcaaaaaaaggaggattggtggcagatgttggctaagggctaatcttcctcaaaaaaaagtatttttttcctaaatctaTTCAAACTACTTAGGAACAGTTAACAGTCCCATGTAAAATGGGTAAATAATAGCTttgttctttatcatttttaaagctACTTTAATATTTGTGAAAGTATATATCAGATCAACTCCAGATTGGTCTTAAAAGTGGAAATGAAGCAAAAAAGTATACATCTTTACAATCCTTAAAGAATCCAACCCCAGAATAAGAATGTGATTCTGACTgccttagggggaaaaaaactagaaaagagCTACAAAAATTTACCTCAAGGGTTTTCTCATTTTTGCATAAACTGAAAAATCATCATTTCAAGACAGAACTTGATTGAagttataaaactataaaaggTATGACTAAGTTAAGTGGACTAGAATACCAGAAATGTATCTGTTTTGATCACTGATGTATCCCAAATACCTTGAAGAGTATCTGGCACATATCTGGCAGATACTCAGTGAATTCCTTAAAACTCAGAAGAGATAATATTAAAAAGCAAGTTATATCTTATAAAATAGGCAATAAATCTATGAaacttatttacatttattttaaaagatttagatAAATGTACAGAGGATGAATTATATAGTGAAGGCTATTTCTGTATGTGTTTCTAAAACTTAGGAGACTAAgaacatttccattgtttttaaatatgacaCAGAAACTGGGGCAAATGACTCGGCCAAAAGTTTGTTTCCTACTGGTATGAGAATACTACTACCAAAAGTTAATAACTTAAAATGTTATTGTGTGTAAAACAGTACACTTAACAATTTCCAAACTTTatgataaaactaaaaaaatatttcttcgtTAAATTCAGTCTAACCTATAGAATGACATGGGTTCATAGTTAACGACGGCTAAAAGAACTTCAAACAGGAAAAGTTTTTACAAATATCGTGGCCAGAAActaaacaaacacagagagtgtCTAATTTATCTAAGGTTACCTTGTTTCTGCCTACTTACAATTTGCCAAGCTGCTTTCCTCTGCATTCATCACTAACAACAACATCTTCTACTCTTCCTCTCTGAAAATATTTACAGTGTTTAAAGGAATCAGCAGATAGTTTTGTTTTTAGCTAAATCAACAAGTGATGGGTTAAGAAtttattgacaaaaataaatgttttgtaaaCTTGAACTTcacaaaaagcaaaatgcaaattttttttacttattattataGAGGAAATACTATCATGAGTCAACTTGTGGACTAATCTTGTTTTGTCTATATCCTAAACCTCCCCACCCCActgttttaaagcaaatctcagaaTCCACATCACCAAAATGCAACCATGTCATGAACCTACTACATCCCTTGCTTAAACAGCAATTTATGTCAGACATCCAAATTCAATTTAGTAATTTTAGTACAGAAACCCCACCAAAATTCATACCTTACAAAATACATTCCAAGTGTTCTTATCTTATTCTTATTGGATTACCTAGGTTTTCTTTACTATTTCACATGAGTCATGAGGAGTGAAGGAGCTCTACAGGCATTAGAAGTGTCACAGTTAAGACAGAATACAGTATTCTGAACCCTTTACCACTTGAAAACTGATGGGAATTTGTTAATGAAGTACATATATTCAAAgtattgtttttgaaaaaaacagCATTCAGGATTCGAAACATTATTGGCAAATTTCATGATGCTGACTTGGTTTCGCTATGAATACCAAATCTAACACTTTACAGAACAATTTTTAGCAAACAATTCATATTGTTAATATATTTTCCTCATAACTCTCAGAACACAATGGGAAAATGCCTGTTACTAAGTGATTTCTAAGAAGCAAAACTTTTTTCAGGACAATATAGCTCTCATTTACAATGAAAAGCAATGAGCAAACAGATTTGCCTAATGGAAAGTCAAAGTTGGCTTTGCTAGAAAACATCTGTCCATTTTGCTCATAAGCATTAATGTGAACACATACCTTAGCACAAGAATGGATGAATTTATGTTCGATTATCAAAGTTGCTGTAGCAACAATCTGTCCTAAAGTCACATCTTCCACAACTGTAACATAATAATCCCCAGATTTCTTCATGTGCTCAAAAGATTCTGTAGAAATTAGAAAAGTGTTATGTGGTAGACATTAAACTTTATTAGGTGCCAGATAATACTAGGATTAGCTGAGTTCATTACTGATTATTTAAAGCTGTTTCACCATAgtgatttccattttgtttctaaagaaaaagtgattaaaaatgaCCAAGTAGTCCAAATATCAGCAGTCAATATCAACTGGAATGTAGTCCAATTTAAATCTATAGGGCCTAAGTTTAAAAagtctggggccggcctggtggtacagcggttaagtttgcatgttctgctttggtggcccggggttcgccagtttggatcccaggtgtagacctagacaccgcttgtcaagccatgttgtggcaggcatcccacatataaagcagaggaagatgggcacagatgttagctcagggccagtcttcctcagcaaaaaacaggaggattggtggcagatgttagctcagggataatcttcctcaaaaagaaaaaaaatgctagcAAAGTAAGACTAACAGCTGTTTTAGATGAACAGCACTTACAATACAAATAAATTGTAGATGTTGCCACTCCTGTGGTTAATGAATTAAAACTGTTTAATATCTTCATTACTTTAG
The nucleotide sequence above comes from Equus asinus isolate D_3611 breed Donkey chromosome 7, EquAss-T2T_v2, whole genome shotgun sequence. Encoded proteins:
- the GNPNAT1 gene encoding glucosamine 6-phosphate N-acetyltransferase produces the protein MKPDETPMFDPSLLKEVDWSQNTATFSPAISPTHPGEGLVLRPLCTADLNRGFFKVLGQLTETGVVSPEQFMKSFEHMKKSGDYYVTVVEDVTLGQIVATATLIIEHKFIHSCAKRGRVEDVVVSDECRGKQLGKLLLSTLTLLSKKLNCYKITLECLPQNVGFYKKFGYTVSEENYMCRRFLK